In a single window of the Populus alba chromosome 16, ASM523922v2, whole genome shotgun sequence genome:
- the LOC118033179 gene encoding uncharacterized protein, with translation MGRVWITVLVSMLLMSLSKKCISIPASNFTDQSALLAFKDHITFDPQNMLAHNWSSKTSFCNWMGVSCSVRRQRVTALDLSSMGLLGTIPPQLGNLSFLQYLILYNNSFHGDLPSEIGNLHRLQQMDIGSNKLSLVIPESFGSLQRLEELRFDGNNLTGTIPSTIFNISSLKVLDLMFNGLFGSLPKNMCDHLPRLEMLFLSTNQLSGQIPSDLFKCRELQSLWLPYNNFTGVIPEELGFLPMLEILNLGVNMLSGDLPRSIFNMTSLRSIQLCCNNLSGNACFS, from the exons ATGGGGAGAGTTTGGATCACTGTTCTTGTTTCGATGCTGCTAATGTCTCTGTCGAAGAAATGCATTAGCATACCCGCAAGTAACTTCACTGACCAATCTGCCCTTCTTGCCTTCAAGGATCACATTACTTTTGATCCTCAAAACATGCTAGCTCACAACTGGTCCTCCAAGACCTCCTTCTGTAACTGGATGGGAGTGTCTTGCAGTGTTCGCAGGCAAAGAGTCACAGCGCTGGATCTCTCTAGCATGGGCCTCCTAGGGACCATTCCTCCACAGCTTGGAAACCTGTCCTTTCTTCAATATCTGATTCTTTACAACAACAGTTTCCATGGAGATCTACCCAGCGAGATAGGTAATCTACACCGATTGCAGCAAATGGATATAGGTTCCAATAAGTTATCATTAGTGATACCCGAAAGTTTTGGGAGTTTGCAGAGACTTGAAGAACTAAGATTCGATGGAAATAATCTCACAG GTACAATCCCATCCACAATCTTCAACATCTCTTCCTTGAAAGTCCTTGATCTCATGTTTAACGGCCTATTTGGAAGTCTTCCGAAGAACATGTGCGACCATCTTCCTAGACTAGAAATGCTTTTTCTTTCCACTAATCAACTCAGTGGCCAAATCCCGTCTGATTTATTCAAATGTAGAGAGCTTCAATCGTTATGGTTGCCTTATAATAACTTCACTGGAGTTATTCCAGAAGAACTTGGATTCCTCCCTATGCTTGAGATTCTAAATCTTGGTGTCAATATGTTGTCAG GTGATTTGCCTCGATCGATCTTCAACATGACTTCTTTAAGAAGCATTCAACTTTGTTGCAATAACCTGTCAGGTAATGCTTGTTTTTCATag